DNA from Gemmatimonadaceae bacterium:
AGGCCGCCCGTGCCGCGCGTCCCGCCACCGCCGCCACCCGCTGGCCCGGGGCCGCCCGCACCCTCCCGCGTCGCCTGCAGGGCGTCATGGACAAAGACGGGCCCCGCCAGGAGAAAGAGGATGAGGACGTGCAGCAGGATCGACATCGCCAGGCCACGCGCCTTCCCCTCTTCCCGAATGGGAAGACCAACCGGGGGACGCAACGGTCGACGGAGATGCGGGACAGTCACGAGGGGCAATCGGGGTTGAAGGCCAAAGCCGGCGGCGGAGGTGCACCGTCCTTCTAATACAACCTACAACGGTTTTCGGCTGGGCAAGGGGCGGCCGGACGCCCGCCCCTGCCAAACAGTACGACGGGCGACCCCCGAAGGGTTCGCCCGTCGACTGATACCCGCTGATTGAAACCGGGTTGCCTACTTCGCCGGCTCTTCCGGCGCCGCCTTGGGCGGCACACCGATGACCTTCACGCCGGCACCGCGCGCCTGGTCCATGGCAAAGATGACATCCTGGTAGACCACGTTCGGGTCACCCTTCACGAAGATGATCTTGTCGGGGCGAGGATCGTACACTTCCTTGAGCCGACGGTAGAGGTTCTCCCTCGTGAGCGGTTCCTTGTTGACCGCGAAGTTCCCGCCCGGAAGGACTTCCAGCACGATCTGGTCGGGATTGGGCTTCGCGTCCTTGTCCTGCGGCGTGGGATCTGGGAGCTGCACATCCAGGGCCTTGCGGCTCATCGGGATGATCATCATGAAGATGACCAGCAGCACCAGCAGCACGTCGATCATTGGCGTCAGGTTGGGCTCGGAGTTCAGCCCGCTGCTGCCGCCACCCGTTGACATGCTCATGGCTTGCCTCCCTTGGCACCCATCGGCGAGAAGTTGTCCGTTTCCACGAGCGACTTCGACCCGGGGATCTGGTCCGTGATCATGCCCGTGACGCGCACGCCGTTCTTGGCGGCGATGTCAATGGCGTCGATCACCTTCTCGTACTTGAGCTGATTGTGCGCCTTGAGGAACATGATCTTGTCCTCCGTGCGCTCGTCATAGATCGCCTTGAGCAGCCCGGCGAG
Protein-coding regions in this window:
- a CDS encoding biopolymer transporter ExbD produces the protein MSMSTGGGSSGLNSEPNLTPMIDVLLVLLVIFMMIIPMSRKALDVQLPDPTPQDKDAKPNPDQIVLEVLPGGNFAVNKEPLTRENLYRRLKEVYDPRPDKIIFVKGDPNVVYQDVIFAMDQARGAGVKVIGVPPKAAPEEPAK